The Pelodiscus sinensis isolate JC-2024 chromosome 10, ASM4963464v1, whole genome shotgun sequence genome has a segment encoding these proteins:
- the TMEM207 gene encoding transmembrane protein 207 isoform X2 — MNHVLITMRSTSVPGISADQRIVLMEKANVFHEKGFAAILNLQKKPDSWKDLIQSPREVGGVWPLAVTVCTMPGQKLPFPPKKRLLALLLLAMTLSCGFLFCMQCWLKRRSSFPCRRTLAVFALSDADSLGEASPRAFSGAHTCPPNPELGPSTTPHAIPGGAGPPPSYEDIMKTGKH, encoded by the exons ATGAACC ATGTGTTAATTACAATGAGGAGCACCTCAGTGCCTGGTATATCGG CTGATCAACGGATCGTTTTAATGGAAAAAGCCAACGTGTTTCATGAAAAGGGTTTTGCAGCAATTTTGAATCTTCAGAAAAAGCCAGACAGCTGGAAGGACCTGATTCAGAGtccaagggaagttggaggagttTGGCCATTGGCTGTAACAGTCTGTACAATGCCGGGCCAAAaactgcccttccccccaaaaaaaag GTTACTGGCGTTGCTCCTTCTGGCCATGACCCTGTCCTGCGGGTTCCTCTTCTGCATGCAGTGCTGGCTGAAACGCCGGAGCAGCTTCCCCTGCCGGCGCACGCTCGCCGTGTTTGCGCTCAGCGACGCCGATTCCCTTG GCGAAGCTTCCCCGCGTGCCTTTTCTGGAGCGCACACCTGCCCTCCCAACCCGGAGCTGGGCCCTTCTACCACCCCGCACGCCATCCCCGGGGGGGCTGGACCGCCTCCTTCCTACGAGGATATTATGAAGACAGGCAAACATTAG
- the TMEM207 gene encoding transmembrane protein 207 isoform X1 — MWRAKVLHLTWLISEIGGLCLTLFQLADCDPKCELDEPCVNYNEEHLSAWYIGPNPLSTFPLLCTADQRIVLMEKANVFHEKGFAAILNLQKKPDSWKDLIQSPREVGGVWPLAVTVCTMPGQKLPFPPKKRLLALLLLAMTLSCGFLFCMQCWLKRRSSFPCRRTLAVFALSDADSLGEASPRAFSGAHTCPPNPELGPSTTPHAIPGGAGPPPSYEDIMKTGKH, encoded by the exons ATGTGGAGAGCCAAAGTTCTGCATCTCACCTGGCTGATCTCCGAAATCGGAGGCCTATGTCTGACTTTGTTCCAG TTAGCAGACTGTGATCCGAAATGTGAACTGGATGAACC ATGTGTTAATTACAATGAGGAGCACCTCAGTGCCTGGTATATCGG ACCGAATCCTTTGTCCACATTTCCTTTGCTGTGCACAGCTGATCAACGGATCGTTTTAATGGAAAAAGCCAACGTGTTTCATGAAAAGGGTTTTGCAGCAATTTTGAATCTTCAGAAAAAGCCAGACAGCTGGAAGGACCTGATTCAGAGtccaagggaagttggaggagttTGGCCATTGGCTGTAACAGTCTGTACAATGCCGGGCCAAAaactgcccttccccccaaaaaaaag GTTACTGGCGTTGCTCCTTCTGGCCATGACCCTGTCCTGCGGGTTCCTCTTCTGCATGCAGTGCTGGCTGAAACGCCGGAGCAGCTTCCCCTGCCGGCGCACGCTCGCCGTGTTTGCGCTCAGCGACGCCGATTCCCTTG GCGAAGCTTCCCCGCGTGCCTTTTCTGGAGCGCACACCTGCCCTCCCAACCCGGAGCTGGGCCCTTCTACCACCCCGCACGCCATCCCCGGGGGGGCTGGACCGCCTCCTTCCTACGAGGATATTATGAAGACAGGCAAACATTAG
- the TMEM207 gene encoding transmembrane protein 207 isoform X3, protein MWRAKVLHLTWLISEIGGLCLTLFQLADCDPKCELDEPCVNYNEEHLSAWYIGLLALLLLAMTLSCGFLFCMQCWLKRRSSFPCRRTLAVFALSDADSLGEASPRAFSGAHTCPPNPELGPSTTPHAIPGGAGPPPSYEDIMKTGKH, encoded by the exons ATGTGGAGAGCCAAAGTTCTGCATCTCACCTGGCTGATCTCCGAAATCGGAGGCCTATGTCTGACTTTGTTCCAG TTAGCAGACTGTGATCCGAAATGTGAACTGGATGAACC ATGTGTTAATTACAATGAGGAGCACCTCAGTGCCTGGTATATCGG GTTACTGGCGTTGCTCCTTCTGGCCATGACCCTGTCCTGCGGGTTCCTCTTCTGCATGCAGTGCTGGCTGAAACGCCGGAGCAGCTTCCCCTGCCGGCGCACGCTCGCCGTGTTTGCGCTCAGCGACGCCGATTCCCTTG GCGAAGCTTCCCCGCGTGCCTTTTCTGGAGCGCACACCTGCCCTCCCAACCCGGAGCTGGGCCCTTCTACCACCCCGCACGCCATCCCCGGGGGGGCTGGACCGCCTCCTTCCTACGAGGATATTATGAAGACAGGCAAACATTAG